The Swingsia samuiensis genome contains the following window.
CTTTTGCGCTATTATGCTCAACTGTTCAACGCAGATGGGTTCCTGCAATCAAATCTTTAAGGTAAAAGAATTTAATTCTCATGATTTGGGACTAAACCTTTTGTCCGTCTAAAGCCGGAGATAATACTAAAGATGTCCACACCAATTGTTTCTGCTCCAATGCCGACCATTGATGAGCCCCTGACAGGCCTTACACCTTATGAAGGTCATCCTAAACAATATCGTTTAGCTGAGCCAAGCAAGGAATATGGGCATCTCTATCCTGCCAAGGTTTTGACGGTTCATCATTGGACAGACCGTCTTTTCACTTTTACGACAACACGTGATCCTGGCCTTCGCTTTGAGAATGGTCAGTTTACGATGATCGGAATTGAAGTGGACGGTAAGCCTCTTTTACGCGCTTATTCGATCGCTTCTGCCAATTATGAAGATCATTTGGAGTTTTTATCCATTGCTGTGGAAGATGGACCTCTGACATCTCGTTTACGGCACGTGAAAGTGGGTGATACGGTTTTGATCGGCCGTAAACCAGTGGGAACACTGCTTCTTGATAACTTAAAGCCTGGGCGTAACCTATATTTCCTATCAACAGGAACAGGTCTGGCTCCGTTTATGAGCTTGATTAAAGACCCAGAAGCTTACGAGCGGTATGAGAATGTTATTTTGAGCCATACAGTTCGTATTTCTGGTGAATTGGCTTATGAAAATCATATCCGTCACGAACTACCAAAGCATGAATTCTTAGGCGAATTGATTGAGGGTAAACTGCGTTATTATCCCGCGGTAACTCGAGAAGATTACGCCGTGACGGATCGTATTACAAAGTTGATTGAAAGCGGAAAAATCTTTCAAGATCTTAACATTGATGAACTCGACCCAGAGCATGATCGTGTCATGATCTGTGGATCCCCTGAGATGTTAGCTGATACAGAAAAGTTGCTTGAAAGCCGTGGCTTTGAAGAAGGCAACATGAACAAGCAAGGGTCTTACGTTGTCGAGAAAGCTTTTGCGGAGCGTTAAAATTTAAAAAGTAAAGTATTTTATAAAAAGGCCGAGATATGCAGGAATTTGATTTATTTGTCATTGGTGCGGGCTCTGGCGGTGTACGTTGTGCTCGTATCGCCGCTCAAAATGGTGCACGTGTTGCAATTGCAGAACGGCGCCATTGGGGTGGTACCTGCGTTAATCTCGGCTGCGTTCCCAAAAAGTTAATGGTTTATGCCTCAGAATATGGCCGCGAGGCAGAAGATGCTCCGGCTTATGGTTGGGATATTGCAGCTAAAGGGTATGACTGGCAGCATCTGATTAAAGCTAAAGACCGTGAAATTGAGCGTTTAAACGGTATTTATGTTTCCATGTTGGAGAAAGCGGGTGTTCAGCTTTTTACAGGGAATGCCAGTTTTGTAGATGCGAACACCCTCGAAATAAGTTCGTCTGATTTAGCTCCTAATGCAGAAAAGCAAATTGTTCGCGCTAAGAATATTGTGATTGCAACGGGCTCGTCTCCAACGAGATTATCTATTCCCGGTGCAGAGCATGCGATCGTTTCTGATGATATTTTTCATTTAGCTGAGCAGCCAAAACGCATTTCCATTATTGGAAGTGGTTATATTGGCGTTGAGTTTGCAGGAATTTTTTCTGGGCTTGGTTCCAAAGTGGATTGGGTCTATCGGCAAGATCTTCCGTTGCGTGGCTTTGATGAAGAGTTACGCAAGCATTTTACCGAAGTCGTTTCTCATAGTGAGATTAACGTTCATGCTTCAACCCACCCGCAAAAAATCGAAAAAATTGAAAATGGATATGAGCTGTTTTTAGAAAATGGAAAGGTTATAGAAACGGATTGTGTGTTGATGGCAACGGGGCGCCACCCTAACGTTCAATCACTGCATGTAGAGCGTGCAGGCATAGCGCTTAAAGATGGGTATGTTCCCACATGTTTAGAAGATGCCAAAACGAGCGTTAAGGGTATTTATGCAATTGGTGATGTGACAGATAACCTTTTTAACCTTACACCCACAGCCATTGCAGAAGGGCATCTGTTAGCGGAGCGTCTGTTGGGAGAAGAGGGAAGAGAGTGGTCTTTTGAGACAACGCCCAAAGCGGTTTTCTTCACTCCACCTGTTGCATCTGTCGGAATGTCCGAAGAAGAAGCAATAAAACACCATCATAATCTCGATATTTATACATCAAGCTTTACGCCGTTACGCCAAACTCTTTCAGGCCGTAAAGGGAAGGCCTTTATGAAGCTGGTTGTCGATACGCAAAGTCAAGTTGTACTAGGCGTACATATGATTGGCACGGATGCGGCTGAGATTATTCAAGGATTTGCTGTAGCCGTAACGGCTGGTTTAACCAAGCGTGATTTTGACCGCACGATTGGCTTGCATCCAACAAGCGCTGAAGAGTTTGTCACAATGAGGACATTGACCCGCCAACGCAACGCGTAGATTAAAGCACGATAAATTATGATACTTGAGAGAAGTATTTCATAATTTATCGTGTATATTGGGCATCGGTTACATGCTCCAGCCAAATCAACGGGGAAGCTATTTACTTTTTCTTGAATGGCAATGTGGCTCATGGCTGTAGTGGGGGATGCGCCATGCCAGTGTTTTTCTTCTGGATGGAAGTAAACGACATCTCCAGACCTTACTTCTTCGATCGATCTGCCTTCACGTTGGATCCAGCCTAAGCCTGATGTAATAATTAATGTTTGCCCCAGTGGATGTGTGTGCCACGCTGTACGTGCTCCAGGCTCAAAAGTAACATGCGCTGTTGTTAACTGAGAAGGTTCTGGTGGATTGATCAGGGGATCAATACGGACTGTTCCTGTAAACCAATCAGCAGATCCTTTGACAGAAGCTTGTGAGCCAACTCATTTGATATCCATATATCTTAGCCTTTAAAAACTATGCAGATAGGAATTCAATTAAGTCTTCATTTACTTGGTCAGCATGTGTGAAAAAGAGGCCGTGTGCGGCACCTTTATATTCTTTATAAATGGCACCTGGGATGAGTTCAGCTGCTTTTTTGCTAGAAAATTCAGGTGGAACATTGGCGTCCGCTGAGCCGTGGAGAATGAGAGTAGGAAGAGTAAA
Protein-coding sequences here:
- a CDS encoding ferredoxin--NADP reductase; the protein is MSTPIVSAPMPTIDEPLTGLTPYEGHPKQYRLAEPSKEYGHLYPAKVLTVHHWTDRLFTFTTTRDPGLRFENGQFTMIGIEVDGKPLLRAYSIASANYEDHLEFLSIAVEDGPLTSRLRHVKVGDTVLIGRKPVGTLLLDNLKPGRNLYFLSTGTGLAPFMSLIKDPEAYERYENVILSHTVRISGELAYENHIRHELPKHEFLGELIEGKLRYYPAVTREDYAVTDRITKLIESGKIFQDLNIDELDPEHDRVMICGSPEMLADTEKLLESRGFEEGNMNKQGSYVVEKAFAER
- the gorA gene encoding glutathione-disulfide reductase, with the protein product MQEFDLFVIGAGSGGVRCARIAAQNGARVAIAERRHWGGTCVNLGCVPKKLMVYASEYGREAEDAPAYGWDIAAKGYDWQHLIKAKDREIERLNGIYVSMLEKAGVQLFTGNASFVDANTLEISSSDLAPNAEKQIVRAKNIVIATGSSPTRLSIPGAEHAIVSDDIFHLAEQPKRISIIGSGYIGVEFAGIFSGLGSKVDWVYRQDLPLRGFDEELRKHFTEVVSHSEINVHASTHPQKIEKIENGYELFLENGKVIETDCVLMATGRHPNVQSLHVERAGIALKDGYVPTCLEDAKTSVKGIYAIGDVTDNLFNLTPTAIAEGHLLAERLLGEEGREWSFETTPKAVFFTPPVASVGMSEEEAIKHHHNLDIYTSSFTPLRQTLSGRKGKAFMKLVVDTQSQVVLGVHMIGTDAAEIIQGFAVAVTAGLTKRDFDRTIGLHPTSAEEFVTMRTLTRQRNA